A stretch of the Nothobranchius furzeri strain GRZ-AD chromosome 5, NfurGRZ-RIMD1, whole genome shotgun sequence genome encodes the following:
- the sv2a gene encoding synaptic vesicle glycoprotein 2A produces MDDDGRYRDSRSDFIRGAKDIAKVAKKQVGKKVGRGMDKMTDEYTRRSYKRFEEEDDDDDYAGMPSNDGGYYRNDSRANDDEGHSDSTEGHDEDDEIYEGEYQGIPRADSGKAGGMDGVAAIEAQQFRDLSAFEGERRKDQEELAQQYETILQECGHGKFQWTLYFVLGLALMADGVEIFVVGFVLPSAEKDMCLSEPNKGMLGLIVYLGMMVGAFVWGGLADRIGRRQTLLISLSINSVFAFFSSFVQGYVSFLFCRLASGVGIGGSIPIVFSYYSEFLAQEKRGEHLSWLCMFWMIGGIYASAMAWAIIPHYGWSFQMGSAYQFHSWRVFVLVCAFPSVAAISALTTMPESPRFYLENGKHDEAWMILKQVHDTNMRAKGYPERVFSVTTIKTVKQLDELVNMGDSAAWHEKWRIKLSALFHQVWNNFQTVFSPEYRRTTYMMMAVWFSMSFSYYGLTVWFPDMIKYLQKQEYASRTKVFVKERVEHVTFNFTLENQVHRQGEYFNDKFMNMKMKSMVFEDSLFEECYFEDITSSNTFFKNCTFIATLFYNTDLFKYRLINCKLINSTFLHNKEGCLLSDISDENNAYMIYFVSFLGTLAVLPGNIVSALLMDKIGRLRMLAGSSVISCVSCFFLSFGNSESAMIALLCLFGGISIASWNSLDVLTVELYPSHKRTTAFGFLNALCKLAAVLGISIFTSFVGITKAVPILFASGALALGSFLALKLPETRGQVLQ; encoded by the exons ATGGACGATGATGGACGCTACCGAGACAGCCGCTCAGACTTCATCCGTGGCGCCAAGGACATTGCAAAAGTCGCCAAGAAGCAGGTTGGCAAGAAGGTGGGACGTGGCATGGACAAAATGACCGATGAGTACACCAGGCGCTCCTATAAGCGCTTTGAGGaagaagatgacgacgacgactaTGCGGGCATGCCCAGCAACGATGGTGGATATTACCGCAATGATAGTCGAGCCAATGACGATGAAGGCCACAGTGACTCCACTGAAGGACACGATGAGGATGATGAGATTTATGAGGGCGAGTATCAGGGCATCCCACGGGCCGACTCTGGAAAAGCAGGTGGCATGGACGGGGTGGCGGCCATCGAGGCACAGCAGTTCAGGGACCTGTCGGCCTTCGAGGGCGAGAGGAGGAAAgaccaggaggagctggcccagcagTACGAAACCATCCTGCAGGAGTGTGGTCATGGCAAGTTCCAGTGGACGCTCTACTTTGTCCTGGGACTGGCGCTGATGGCAGACGGCGTGGAGATCTTTGTGGTCGGCTTTGTGCTGCCCAGTGCAGAGAAGGACATGTGTCTATCTGAGCCAAACAAAGGCATGCTGG GTTTGATCGTTTACCTGGGGATGATGGTCGGAGCCTTCGTTTGGGGCGGCCTGGCGGATCGAATCGGCCGACGACAGACCCTCCTTATTTCTCTCTCCATAAACAGCGTGTTTGCCTTCTTCTCGTCTTTTGTCCAGGGCTATGTCTCTTTCCTGTTCTGCCGCCTGGCCTCTGGTGTTGG CATTGGTGGCTCCATCCCGATTGTGTTCTCCTATTACTCGGAgttcctggcccaggagaagcgtGGAGAGCATCTGAGCTGGCTCTGCATGTTCTGGATGATCGGCGGCATCTATGCCTCGGCCATGGCCTGGGCCATCATCCCACACTACG GGTGGAGTTTCCAGATGGGCTCAGCCTACCAGTTCCACAGCTGGCGCGTCTTTGTGTTGGTGTGTGCCTTCCCCTCAGTGGCGGCCATCTCTGCCCTCACCACCATGCCTGAGAGCCCACGCTTCTACCTGGAG AACGGGAAACACGATGAGGCGTGGATGATCCTGAAGCAGGTCCATGACACCAACATGAGGGCCAAAGGTTACCCAGAGAGAGTCTTCTCT gtGACAACCATTAAAACGGTGAAGCAGCTGGACGAGCTGGTGAACATGGGTGACAGCGCCGCCTGGCATGAGAAATGGAGGATCAAGCTCTCAGCACTGTTTCATCAG gtgtggaACAATTTCCAAACCGTTTTTTCTCCTGAGTACCGCCGCACCACCTACATGATGATGGCCGTTTGGTTCTCCATGTCCTTCAG ctaCTACGGGCTGACGGTGTGGTTCCCCGACATGATCAAGTACCTGCAGAAGCAGGAGTATGCCTCACGCACCAAGGTTTTTGTCAAAGAGAGAGTAGAACACGTCACTTTTAATTTTACGCTGGAGAACCAGGTCCACCGTCAGGGGGAGTACTTCAATGACAA GTTCATGAACATGAAGATGAAGTCGATGGTGTTCGAAGATTCTCTGTTTGAGGAATGTTACTTTGAGGACATCACTTCCAGCAACACCTTCTTCAAGAACTGCACCTTCATCGCCACCCTTTTCTATAACACTG ATCTGTTCAAGTACCGGCTGATCAACTGTAAGCTCATCAACAGCACCTTCCTGCACAACAAAGAAGGCTGCCTGCTCAGTGACATCAGTGATGAAAACAATGCCTATATGATCTACTTTGTCAGTTTCCTGGGTACCTTGGCAGTGTTGCCAGGGAACATTGTTTCTGCTCTCCTCATGGACAAGATCGGACGGTTGAGGATGCTCG CCGGCTCCAGTGTCATCTCCTGCGTCAGCTGTTTCTTCTTGTCTTTTGGCAACAGCGAGTCGGCCATGATCGCCCTGCTCTGCCTGTTTGGTGGGATTAGCATCGCCTCCTGGAACTCTCTGGACGTTCTGACAGTCGAGCTCTACCCATCTCACAAGAG AACCACAGCTTTTGGTTTCCTCAACGCTCTGTGTAAACTAGCGGCCGTGCTGGGTATAAGCATCTTCACCTCATTCGTCGGTATAACCAAGGCCGTGCCCATCCTGTTTGCCTCGGGGGCGCTGGCGTTGGGAAGTTTTCTGGCGCTCAAACTACCAGAGACGCGGGGTCAAGTGCTACAATAG